The genomic stretch GAGCCAACGGCCCTGCTGTTGTTTGGCGGCGATGTGGTGTGGGTGCCGCATCAGCGCTTCCAGCGCATCCATGGTCTCCCAGTAGTAGACGTTGGAGATGAGGCCGGTGGACCGGTTCTCCCAACTCTCTTCGCCCAGATAGCCGGGGATGGACTTGGCGACTGCGGCAATCGTGTTGTCGAGCACGTGGAAGTCGTTGTCGAACTCTTTTTTCGCGAAGGTGAACGTTGACGAGTACATGGTGATTATTCTGATGCCGCGGAACGAGCCGCTGGGTGACTTCTCGCGCTAGCCGAGGCGCCGCATCAGGGCCGCCATCTCGGTACGCCCCCGCGCTTCCAACTCGTCCGCCGCTCCCTGGCGGTCACGCTCCTCCCGGTTCTGGCTGAGTTTCACCTTGCCTGCCAGTGAAGAGACCGCGATCTCGAGGCCGACGATGTTGCGAAGGAGGGCGTCGATGTGCTCAGGCGGTGCGTCGCCCATCTTCCAGGGCCTGGGCTCAGTCGCTTCATGAGTGCGGGTCAGCCGCGCGACCAAGCGCCGCACGAAGCGCTCGTCGTCGCGAACCGCCAAGGTTCCGTGCGCATGCACAACTTCGTAGTTCCAGGTCGGCACCTGGCGGTGAGCCTCGTGCTTGCTGGGATACCAGTTCGGCGAGATGTAAGCCTCGGCCCCGCGGAACACGACCATGACCGGCGCCCCGCTCGGGCAACGCTGCCATAGGTTGTTCGACCTGGCCACGTGCGCCAGCAAGGTGCCATTTGGCCCCTGCTCGGGAGCGAACTCGAACGGTAGGTGATCGGCGTCCAGCCCCTCGGGACCGTGGGTCACCAGCATGCCGAGCGGATGCTCGCGGATGATGCGTTGAAGCACCTCGGGGCGGGTTTCAGCGAAGTGGGGTGGGATGTACATGGCGGCGGCATAGCGGATCTACGGCGGGACTATCCGTTAGAACCGGCACGATGGGAAGCACCGGTGTTCTTCAATTTGCAGGGACCGGGCCGTCGCGAGCAGCTGCTGGAATGGGCGCGGCAGGGCACGTGTGGATCGTCGAGGACTTCGATGTGAAACAGGCGGCCCCCGGGAGTGAGGCGGCCCGTCGGGCGTGGGATGCAACAATATTTGTAGCGATCGAGACAGCAACGTATTATTCGCTACATGAATGCATACGACGCGGCGTCCTGGCTGCTGTTGGTTGTCTCGTTGCCCACCAAAAGCGCGACCGCAAGGATGCGGGTCTGGCGCGCGCTCAAGGCTGCCGGTTGCGCGGCGCTGCGGGACGGCGCCTACCTGCTGCCCGGGGACCCTGCGCGACAGGAGACGTTGCGGCAGTTGGGAGAGGAGTGCCGCAGCGAGGGCGGCAACGCGTGGCTGCTGGCGGTGCAGCCTCTGCAAGGCGACGAGGAGGCCGTGTTCCGGCAGCTGTTCGATCGCAGCGAGGACTACGAAACCCTGCGCAGGAACTGGAAGGACACGAGCGCCACGCTGGGCAGTTTGGCTGCTGCGGAGTTGCTGCGGCTGCAGCGCAAGCTGCAGCGTGAGTACGAGGCGGTCCGGTCGATCGACTTTTTCCCCGGCGAGGCCAGCGTGGAGGCGCAGGCCGCGTGGGCGGAACTTTGCGCGCGCATCAGCCGGCGGCTCTCGCCCGACGAACCGCGCGACACGAGCGGAGGTGTCCCCAGGTTGCAGGCAACGGCCTACCAGGGACGAACTTGGGCGACGCGCCGCCGGCCCTGGGTGGACCGGCTGGCAAGCGCCTGGCTGATCCGCCGCTTCATCGACCCCCATGCCCGTTTCATCTGGCTGGAGCAGCCGTCGGACTGCCCTGAGCAGGCACTGGGTTTCGACTTCGACGGCGCGACGTTCACGCACGTCGGGGAGCGGGTCACATTCGAGACCCTGATGGCCGCTTTTGGACTGGAAGGTGATGCCGCCCTGATGCGGCTTGCGGCGCTGGTCCACGTGCTCGACGTGGGAGGCGAGCCGGTGCCCGAGGCGCCCGGTTTTGAAGCGGTGTTGGCAGGCGCGCGCGAGCGCTTGACGGACGACGACACCCTGCTGGACGAGATGGGCCACGTGCTCGATTCGCTGTACGCCCATTTCGAAGGGCAGGGCGCCCGCACGGGAAACTGAAGAGGAAGCAGATGATGACCCGCGATGCGAAGGTGCCGGGCGCACCGAGTGCGACCGAAGCTGCCGGCTACACCTTGTGGCAGCTGGTCGCCTACATGCTGGGCCTGGGCACCTGGGGCTTCGGCGGGCCGGTCGCGCTGGTCGGCTACATGTACCGCGATCTCGTCGAGAAGCGCCAGTGGATCTCGGAGAGCGACTACAAGGAAGGCATGGCGCTCGCCCAGCTGATGCCGGGCCCGCTGGCGGCGCAGCTGGCCATCTACCTGGGCTACGTACATTACCGCCTGCTCGGCGCCACGCTGGTCGGCCTGGCCTTCGTGCTGCCGTCCTTCCTGATGGTGGTGGCGCTCGGCGCGGCCTACCTCGCCTACGGCGGCATCGGTTGGATGCAGTCGGTGTTCTACGGCGTGGGCGCCGCGGTGATCGGCATCATCGCGATGAGCGCCTACAAGTTGACGACCAAGAACGTCGGCGGCGACAGGTTGCTGTGGGCCATCTTCCTCGTCAGCGCGGCGGTCACCGTCATCACGCAGACCGAGGTGATCTGGATGTTCCTCGGCGCGGGTGTCCTGGTCTGGCTCTGGCGGGCACCGCCTGCGTGGCTGGGGCAGGGCCGTCGGCCCCGTTTGGCTGCGCTGGCGGGGGGTGTCATCCTCGCGGCGGGCACTCTATTCTGGCTGCTCGGTGCGCCGGCGACGCCGCTCGGCGCGGGCGGCCCGGAGGGCGCTGCCGCATCGGCCAGCGGCCTCTACGCTGGTGGCCCGGTGGACCGGCAGAAGCTCGGGCAGATCGGTGCCTTCTTCATGTATGCCGGCAGCTTCGTGTTCGGCAGCGGGCTGGCGATCGTGCCCTTCCTCTACAGCGGTGTTGTGCAGGACTTTGGCTGGCTCACCGACCGCCAGTTCGTCGATGCCGTCGCCGTGGCGATGATCACGCCGGGCCCGGTGGTCATCACGACCGGCTTCATCGGCTACCTGGTGACCGGCTTCTGGGGGGCCGTCGTGGCGGCCGTCGCAACCTTCTTGCCTTGCTACCTGTTGACGGTGCTGCCGGCGCCGTACTTCAAGAAGCACGGCAAGCGGCCCGCCATCGTGGCCTTCGTCGATGGCGTCACGGCCGCCGCGGTGGGCGCCATCGCGGGGGCGGTGATCGTCCTCGGGCAGCGCTCGATCACGGACTGGGTCACCGCGGCGCTGGCCGTCGGAACGGCCGTGCTGTTGTGGCGCTTCAAGAAGTTGCCAGAGCCGGTGATCGTGCTGGTCGCGGCGCTGATCGGTCTGGTGGTGCATCCGCTCGTCGCCTCGGCTTGAGGCGCGCAGATGCAGCAAACGGCCCTCGGCGGGTCGGCGCTGTCGCACTTCAGCCACCGCGCCGTGCCACGCCAGCGGCCGGCTTGACCCTCTTCCACCACTGCAAAAGCGAAACATGAACCTGCAACTGCGCCCCTTGGCCCTTGACCTCTCCCGCCTCCAGGGGCTGTCCCAGCGCCTGGTGGCCAGCCACCACGAGAACAACTACGGCGGCGCGGTGAAGCGCCTGAATGCGATCCGTCAGCAACTGGCCCAGCTCGACTGGGCCACTGCACCGGTGTTCGTGGTCAACGGCCTCAAGCGCGAGGAGCTGGTCGCCGCCAACTCGGCCTGGTTGCACGAGCTGTACTTCGAGGGCCTGGGCGGTGACGGCGTCTTGCCCTCCTGCGGCCTCTCCATCGCCCTTGAGCGCGACTTCGGCTCGGTGCAGCGCTGGCGCGACGAGTTCACCGCACTGGCCAAGGCCATGGCCGGCGGCTCGGGGTGGGCGCTGCTGTCGTGGTCGTCCCGGGACGGCCGGCTTGTCAACCACTGGGCGGCCGATCACACGCAGCTGCTGGCCGGTGCGACGCCGGTGCTTGCGCTCGACATGTACGAGCACGCCTACCACATGGACTTCGGTGCCAAGGCGGCTGCCTACGTCGATGTGTTCATGAACAACATCCAGTGGGAGGCCGTCTACCGGCGCTATGGCGCTGCCATCGCTGCCGACGCGATAACCTGGGGGGTTCAGCCCGCCGCCGTGGCGGACGCCGTTCAGCTGATCGACGTGCGGCGCTCGCAAACGTACGCAGAGGCGGCCGACAAGATCGCCACCGCCACCTGGCGAGATCCGGCGCAGTTGGCCGCATGGAGCCTCGAACTGGACCCGAAGCAGCCGGTGCTGGTGTACTGCCTGCACGGCCTCGACATCGGCCGCTCGGCAGCACTGGCGCTGCGCGCCCGCGGCTTCGATGCGCGCTATGTCACTGGCGGCATCGAGGCCTGCCGGGCCGCGGGCGTGGCACTGTCGGCCAAGGCGTGAGCCATCGTTGGGTTCAGGTGGCCAGGCGGCTGTCGGCTTGTGGGGTGGCATGGTCTTCTGCTCTTGCTAGGCCGCACGGTGGTGAACTCGACACGGGCAGACGCCAAAGACCGGCTATCGATATTAGAGAGGCTTACTTCCCCCGCCCTTGGCACCGCGCTACGCTTTCAACTGCAGCAGGCGGTGTCGGCTGTTCAGAAAACATGAGCCAGGGGCTCGACAGCGCAGCTTGCGGACGGGAGAAGAAAGAAATGTCCTCCGACGTCATCGGCTACCTTGGCTTGTTGGTCTTGGTGGTCACGCTGTGGACCCACTTCGCCGGGGCGGGGGGGCAACGTGGCGAAGAAACCATGGCCGCTGAAGCGCCGGCCGATTCCCCGGGCCAGACCCCGGACGAGACCTCGTAAGCCGTCGCTGGCTTCGGGCGCTGCGCGGCGGCGGGCCCGTCGTACGACGTCGGCTACAGAGGCTCGACGTGCATCTGCCAGAACCCGTAGAGCAGCAAGCAGGCGTAGGCCAGGACGTACAACACGATCAGAACGTGCAGCACGCGTCGCCAGGTCGGGTTGAGCTTCACCCCTCTACCGTAAGCCGCCGCCTTCTCGTTGGCAAGAGACTCAACTCGCATCGCGGCCGCTCATGCAAATGTCGGCAGGTGAACACACCGTACGGGCTCAATGCCGATGCGTGTGATGTACGTCCGGCACATGCGCATGCCGGTGCCGCACCGGCTCGTGCCGATGTGGATGGCTGTGCGCGCCTTCCGGCATCGGGTCATGCAGATGATCATGGTGCCCGTCGTCGTGGCGATGGGCGTGCTCGTGCTCTATCGCTTCGTGCTCATGCTCGTGTTCGTGGGACTCCGCCAGATGCAACACCACGCCGGCCAGCATCAGGGCGCCGCCGGCGGCCATCCAGCCCGCCACGGATCGGTCGCCGAGCAGCAGCGCCAGCAGGGCGCCGATGAAGGGCGCGAAAGCGAACACGGAGCCGGTGCGCGCCGCACCGAAGGCCCGTTGCGCCAGCAAGTAGAACCGCAGGCTCAGGCCATATCCGGTGGCACCGACGGCAAGCAGACCCAGCGCCGCGCTGACGGACGGCAGTGGCTCGCCGAGCAGCACGGCCAGCCCCGTGGTGGCCGCCGCACCGAGGCTGGCCTTGGCCAGCACCACCTGCCCGGGATCGCGCTCCGCCAGGGCCCTCGACAAGGTGTTGTCGACACCCCAGGCTGCCGTGGCCAGCATCACCGCCAGCAGCCCGGACAGTTCTCCGGTGCCGCTGAGGCCGCGCTCCAGCACCAAGACGGCGCCGCCGGCGACGAGCAAGAGCATCGCCGCCCAGACGCGGCCGTCCATCGTCTCGCGGTACAGCGCGCGGGCCAGCACCGCGGTGAACAGCGCCTCGAGGGTGAGCATCAGCGAGGCGCCCGTACCGCTGGTGCGCTGCAATCCCCACGCCAAGGCCGTGGGCCCGATCACGGCGCCGACCAAGGCGACGAGGAACAGCCGCGGCCCGTCGCGGGTGCGCAGCCGTGCCTCCCGCCCCACCGGCTGGCGCAGCAGCCCACCGATCACCGCAGCCCCTGCATAGAGCAGGGCTGCAGTGCTCAGGGGCCCGACGCCGGTACCGAAGTGCTGCAGCAGTGGCGTGCTGGCGCCGAACAGCGCGGCGGCGACCAAGGCCAGCAGCCCGCCGCGCAAGGCTGGCCGGTCGGGGCGGCCGGGGGCCATCACTTCACGCTGAAGCGCACCGTCAAGGTTTTCTTCTCGGCGTTGGTGAGGGTGGCGACCGCCTTGCTGCCCTTGGCCAGCTTGACGCCCTGGGCTTCGAGCTTGTTCTCGC from Caldimonas brevitalea encodes the following:
- a CDS encoding DMT family transporter; protein product: MAPGRPDRPALRGGLLALVAAALFGASTPLLQHFGTGVGPLSTAALLYAGAAVIGGLLRQPVGREARLRTRDGPRLFLVALVGAVIGPTALAWGLQRTSGTGASLMLTLEALFTAVLARALYRETMDGRVWAAMLLLVAGGAVLVLERGLSGTGELSGLLAVMLATAAWGVDNTLSRALAERDPGQVVLAKASLGAAATTGLAVLLGEPLPSVSAALGLLAVGATGYGLSLRFYLLAQRAFGAARTGSVFAFAPFIGALLALLLGDRSVAGWMAAGGALMLAGVVLHLAESHEHEHEHEAIEHEHAHRHDDGHHDHLHDPMPEGAHSHPHRHEPVRHRHAHVPDVHHTHRH
- a CDS encoding chromate resistance protein ChrB domain-containing protein, with the protein product MNAYDAASWLLLVVSLPTKSATARMRVWRALKAAGCAALRDGAYLLPGDPARQETLRQLGEECRSEGGNAWLLAVQPLQGDEEAVFRQLFDRSEDYETLRRNWKDTSATLGSLAAAELLRLQRKLQREYEAVRSIDFFPGEASVEAQAAWAELCARISRRLSPDEPRDTSGGVPRLQATAYQGRTWATRRRPWVDRLASAWLIRRFIDPHARFIWLEQPSDCPEQALGFDFDGATFTHVGERVTFETLMAAFGLEGDAALMRLAALVHVLDVGGEPVPEAPGFEAVLAGARERLTDDDTLLDEMGHVLDSLYAHFEGQGARTGN
- a CDS encoding Fe-Mn family superoxide dismutase; the encoded protein is MNLQLRPLALDLSRLQGLSQRLVASHHENNYGGAVKRLNAIRQQLAQLDWATAPVFVVNGLKREELVAANSAWLHELYFEGLGGDGVLPSCGLSIALERDFGSVQRWRDEFTALAKAMAGGSGWALLSWSSRDGRLVNHWAADHTQLLAGATPVLALDMYEHAYHMDFGAKAAAYVDVFMNNIQWEAVYRRYGAAIAADAITWGVQPAAVADAVQLIDVRRSQTYAEAADKIATATWRDPAQLAAWSLELDPKQPVLVYCLHGLDIGRSAALALRARGFDARYVTGGIEACRAAGVALSAKA
- a CDS encoding chromate transporter, whose amino-acid sequence is MTRDAKVPGAPSATEAAGYTLWQLVAYMLGLGTWGFGGPVALVGYMYRDLVEKRQWISESDYKEGMALAQLMPGPLAAQLAIYLGYVHYRLLGATLVGLAFVLPSFLMVVALGAAYLAYGGIGWMQSVFYGVGAAVIGIIAMSAYKLTTKNVGGDRLLWAIFLVSAAVTVITQTEVIWMFLGAGVLVWLWRAPPAWLGQGRRPRLAALAGGVILAAGTLFWLLGAPATPLGAGGPEGAAASASGLYAGGPVDRQKLGQIGAFFMYAGSFVFGSGLAIVPFLYSGVVQDFGWLTDRQFVDAVAVAMITPGPVVITTGFIGYLVTGFWGAVVAAVATFLPCYLLTVLPAPYFKKHGKRPAIVAFVDGVTAAAVGAIAGAVIVLGQRSITDWVTAALAVGTAVLLWRFKKLPEPVIVLVAALIGLVVHPLVASA
- a CDS encoding FMN-binding negative transcriptional regulator produces the protein MYIPPHFAETRPEVLQRIIREHPLGMLVTHGPEGLDADHLPFEFAPEQGPNGTLLAHVARSNNLWQRCPSGAPVMVVFRGAEAYISPNWYPSKHEAHRQVPTWNYEVVHAHGTLAVRDDERFVRRLVARLTRTHEATEPRPWKMGDAPPEHIDALLRNIVGLEIAVSSLAGKVKLSQNREERDRQGAADELEARGRTEMAALMRRLG
- a CDS encoding antibiotic biosynthesis monooxygenase family protein; the protein is MYSSTFTFAKKEFDNDFHVLDNTIAAVAKSIPGYLGEESWENRSTGLISNVYYWETMDALEALMRHPHHIAAKQQQGRWLDGYQVIIAEVIGCYGDRGLAHPLASRTVPMPLRPANSQDPAR